A region from the Mercenaria mercenaria strain notata chromosome 7, MADL_Memer_1, whole genome shotgun sequence genome encodes:
- the LOC123544742 gene encoding uncharacterized protein LOC123544742, protein MPKRRNANKARICWIKHFGNIFNECSSCVGVLKLPSGTKTLFSSANVIRKRLLKRYHHTKKRRFQLENVFVIIPAILFVINSSLASFMGYVLNQERESHFRERIIEFPLPCEDLSLSADEDFLMFDARNGDLRTYVDDEGKYICSKRNIPETIKTVVEREARYRQARGLDEQYLSCGNKSFAEKSGYRTVSFTEISKHQNYSDESSDKKLQWNNHSGKCHIDPSVHYDDGEVTIPEGRTYFVYASVHFNISRQENIRIKKFARPQRISIRICKSVYGYERTLLGRTELFNMTNTENVVSSLSIGSHLELSRDDTIYVRVSDANKIIHDSKGNTFGLFPL, encoded by the exons atgccGAAACGGAGAAACGCTAATAAAGCGAGAATATGCTGGATAAAacactttggtaatatttttaatGAGTGCAGTTCGTGTGTTGGAGTTTTGAAATTACCTTCCGGAACAAAAACACTTTTCAGTTCTGCAAACGTTATAAGAAAAAGGTTATTAAAGCGATACCATCATACTAAAAAGCGAAGATTTCAActtgaaaatgtatttgttatcATTCCCGCCATTCTCTTCGTCATAAATTCAAGTTTAGCATCATTTATGGGATATGTGTTGAATCAGGAACGGGAGTCACATTTTAGGGAAAGAATTATAGAATTTCCATTACCATGTGAAGATCTCTCTCTGAGTGCCGATGAAGATTTTCTAATGTTTGATGCGAGAAATGGTGATTTGAGAACTTATGTAGATGATGAAGGAAAATACATATGCAGCAAACGGAACATACCAGAAACGATTAAAACg GTCGTTGAAAGAGAAGCCAGATATCGACAAGCAAGAG GTTTAGATGAGCAATATCTTTCCTGTGGAAATAAAAGCTTTGCGGAGAAGTCTGGATATCGGACAGTTTCCTTCACGGAAATATCAAAACATCAGAATTATTCAG ATGAAAGTTCTGATAAAAAACTTCAATGGAATAATCATTCAGGAAAATGCCATATTGATCCTTCAGTCCATTACGATGATGGCGAGGTGACTATACCAGAAGGACGGACATACTTCGTGTACGCATCTGTACATTTCAACATAAGCCGCCAGGAAAACATTAGGATCAAGAAATTTGCAAGACCGCAAAGAATTTCAATCCGAATTTGCAAGAGCGTTTATGGATATGAGCGAACACTACTTGGAAGAACAGAATTGTTCAATATGACCAACACTGAAAACGTTGTGTCAAGTTTAAGTATCGGAAGTCATTTGGAATTGTCACGAGATGATACGATTTACGTCCGTGTGAGTGATGCAAATAAGATAATACATGACTCAAAGGGTAATACCTTTGGACTCTTTCCATTGTAG